From the genome of Colletotrichum destructivum chromosome 10, complete sequence, one region includes:
- a CDS encoding uncharacterized protein (Putative zn(2)Cys(6) fungal-type DNA-binding domain, transcription factor domain, fungi), producing MDEDSHLDGSGNEDDAPEGTPDASSANLQTTIRRACDACRARKIRCNRESPCSYCTHAKIECTHADNRPKEKRTRILITPQYERKIDQIDRRLEMVVRLLQDMKVNPPASVSRGDGSSLTLNVPQVEGAAAAASSASSAHLHSSASTPATLASHAHQSDEGEGAVVEGDSSLAAHSVFATEFVQKAVSTESLQDLSLDLGETLEALSQIVNALKQPTAAGEMTYPFAKPINRLRIQGLKLPPIEKAINTIRIARSQRLTGMAWIYDFMPTRRFPDLCLNVYFSDTYSDYDFIAVNGGLHSLFTDYAAQLPAEEKKEHLEYARTCRENLETSLVNLPLHLPASSDVIVALLFGTFHAIEISKPSLAWTLASKASELCQSLGYHRVETLKIAKSDAKPTVNGMHWHQYLFWNVYYIDKSLSLRLGRASTIPDWHITMPLPSVEGSKDHPILPYLVLWIKTAKCQGQIYEKLYSPDSMTQPYHVRQTRVHELVSSLHDIEMRTQEISADYKVHAKDAIEENFAEFYLSSDSVLRLSLLTLVYRAAPSVEGSPTTFSPECIKAARAALEKHRECVAVMRKSSNVYFSTYIHWTVLFSPFIPFIVLFCQVIETQDKEDLARLHSFVVFLQETSSMSDAAGKMNRLFQVLYSVALRFVEFRASTPQSRQAEASAEMDAYLAALGFPPKGAADGRQQQQQQQQQQQQPITFNQNAAVPQEFPSVPVIAGMGVDAMDENLRPGNPMMWMTNAAQLEDFFYSNTAMMDLMQEPIFDPSNQS from the exons ATGGATGAAGACAGCCACTTGGACGGCAGTGGGAATGAGGACGACGCCCCTGAAGGTACGCCCGATGCGTCCTCGGCGAACCTCCAAACGACCATCCGCAGAGCT TGCGATGCTTGTCGTGCTCGAAAG ATTCGCTGTAACAGAGAATCGCCCTGTTCTTATTGTACACATGCCAAGATAGAGTGTACCCATGCGGATAACCGACCCAAGGAGAAGCGAACGAGAATCCTCATCACCCCACAGTA TGAAAGGAAGATCGACCAGATCGATCGCCGCCTGGAGATGGTCGTCCGCCTCTTGCAAGACATGAAGGTGAACCCACCTGCCAGTGTGagccgcggcgacggcagcagcctcACCCTGAACGTACCCCAAGTCGAGGgcgcggcagcagcagcatcatcagcATCGTCTGCCCATCTGCATTCGTCCGCATCAACACCCGCCACGTTAGCCAGCCACGCCCATCAGTCGGATGAAGGAGAGGGtgccgttgtcgagggcgatTCTTCCCTGGCCGCGCACTCCGTGTTCGCCACGGAGTTTGTGCAAAAGGCCGTCAGCACCGAGTCGCTCCAGGATCTGAGtctggacctcggcgagaccctcgaggccctctCCCAGATCGTCAACGCTTTGAAGCAGCCTACTGCCGCGGGGGAGATGACGTACCCTTTCGCAAAGCCAATCAACCGGCTTCGCATCCAGGGTCTCAAGCTGCCGCCTATAGAGAAGGCCATCAACACGATTCGGATCGCCAGGA GCCAACGACTCACGGGAATGGCTTGGATATACGACTTCATGCCCACTCGGCGCTTCCCGGATCTCTGCCTCAACGTCTACTTCTCGGACACCTACTCGGACTATGACTTTATCGCGGTGAACGGTGGTCTCCACTCTCTCTTCACAGACTACGCCGCGCAACTCCCggcagaagaaaaaaaagagcaCCTCGAATATGCAAG AACATGCCGTGAGAACCTGGAAACCAGTCTCGTCAACCTCCCTCTTCATCTGCCGGCGTCATCGGACGTGATCGTTGCACTCCTCTTCGGT ACGTTTCATGCCATCGAAATCTCAAAGCCGTCTCTGGCCTGGACGCTGGCGTCAAAGGCTTCCGAGCTGTGCCAGAGCCTCGGATATCACCGCGTTGAAACCCTCAAAATCGCAAAGAGCGACGCAAAACCGACGGTGAACGGGATGCACTGGCACCAGTACCTCTTCTGGAACGTGTACTATATCGACAAGAGTCTCTCACTGCGACTGGGCCGGGCATCGACGATCCCAGATTGGCACATCACCATGCCTCTGCCTTCGGTGGAGGGCTCTAAGGACCACCCGATTCTGCCCTACCTTGTGTTGTGGATCAAAACAGCAAAATGCCAGGGTCAGATCTACGAGAAGCTCTACAGCCCGGACTCGATGACCCAGCCGTACCATGTCCGGCAGACGCGGGTCCACGAGCTGGTGTCATCTCTCCACGACATTGAAATGCGCACACAGGAGATCAGT GCCGACTATAAAGTCCACGCAAAGGACGCCATAGAAGAGAACTTTGCGGAGTTCTACCTGTCGTCGGACAGTGTCCTGCGTCTATCGCTCCTCACCCTGGTCTACCGGGCCGCACCGAGTGTCGAGGGCTCGCCTACCACGTTCAGCCCCGAATGCATCAAGGCTGCACGAGCCGCGCTGGAGAAACACAGGGAATGCGTGGCGGTCATGCGCAAGTCCTCCAACGTCTATTTCTCGACTTATATCCACTG GACCGTACTATTCTCTCCCTTTATCCCGttcatcgtcctcttctgCCAGGTGATCGAGACGCAGGACAAGGAGGATCTGGCCCGCCTCCACTCTTTCGTCGTGTTCCTGCAGGAGACGTCGTCCATGTCTGACGCGGCGGGCAAGATGAACCGCCTCTTCCAGGTCCTGTACAGCGTCGCCCTCCGCTTCGTGGAGTTCCGCGCCTCCACGCCGCAGTCCCGGCAAGCGGAGGCGAGTGCTGAGATGGATGCGTACCTGGCGGCCTTGGGATTCCCGCCAAAGGGGGCAGCGGATGgcagacagcagcagcagcagcagcagcagcaacaacaacagcccATTACTTTCAACCAAAATGCCGCAGTTCCGCAGGAGTTCCCCTCGGTCCCTGTGATCGCGGGTATGGGCGTAGACGCCATGGACGAAAACTTGCGACCTGGTAATCCTATGATGTGGATGACCAATGCCGCCCAGCTGGAGGATTTCTTCTATTCGAAcacggcgatgatggaccTCATGCAAGAACCCATATTCGATCCATCAAATCAAAGTTAG
- a CDS encoding Putative heterokaryon incompatibility yields the protein MTTKIVPISLEEALKNGLRPGNMTNPKSFDFFDMLGTAGCQLDCADYALRQKLSPDTIKQSKASHEEIIRRGKHRAVQGKAFTYEGLEKSAFNGCGSCGTLKAILDAVPSHHYGKLLPSTIVRWTVRHSGTLELAAPDGNEYYLWLLNLAGSVNIFRRFQPTNGLVGDTASPISFQRVQNWLNDCETGHEKCGKGTNTKLPTRLVDVVQPGDRAGVRLVETTAGQTGTYVCLSHCWGKIRIKSMTQRENLKRRLNLIPWCLLPPSFQQAIEITRKLGILYLWIDSLCIIQDDKGDWEKEAAQMVNVYCNSYATIAVSWSHSSQGGCYSRTIPSSFFKITNADEDDFTIGLGIGAKRDNMSEYDRVQAYLPLFNRAWCLQERLLSRRIIHCNYGEMAFDCGNGYSCECGGKQHYSWHNVIDLSGTYTPLRSRSKYLALLKNHTTASSTAIVTKDGKIDPYERWHRVVSEYTCLNLTKTSDMLPALSGLAHETAELLYDEFLAGLWSKNIEQDLMWRVVTVADWRHQRENILKRGWIAPSWSWASTGSGCKVGFPVFHGAEVLDYKTPGIAKSAKVTCPPGGADPFGPVSYGLLRVTAKRLPILIQRPCSRWDVKRRWTNRVYGRFLLYAREDQREWQNCVPATGEEPLEFGPAKSELWVDPSIERMDRCFIRNDDPAARRGPCRHCIFLPAELLYVKGLKTDKGALSTRTRDFFLAVARDATSSYIRVGMLEVICGSRDERNTWFERVWEALVVPEASITIF from the coding sequence ATGACAACCAAAATCGTACCGATTTCTTTAGAAGAAGCTCTCAAAAATGGCTTACGTCCCGGCAATATGACAAATCCAAAGTCgttcgacttcttcgacatgCTCGGCACCGCGGGCTGCCAACTGGACTGCGCAGACTACGCTTTGCGACAAAAGCTTTCTCCAGATACTATTAAGCAATCGAAAGCATCACACGAGGAGATCATCCGACGCGGAAAGCATAGAGCTGTCCAAGGAAAAGCGTTCACCTATGAAGGTCTAGAGAAGTCAGCTTTCAATGGCTGTGGAAGCTGCGGAACTCTCAAGGCCAttctcgacgccgtcccGAGCCATCATTATGGGAAGCTGCTGCCCTCTACTATCGTTCGATGGACCGTCAGACATAGCGGCACCCTAGAGTTGGCCGCGCCTGACGGTAACGAGTACTACTTATGGCTTCTCAACCTCGCCGGATCTGTCAACATTTTCCGTCGATTTCAACCCACAAACGGCTTGGTGGGAGACACAGCCTCGCCTATTAGTTTTCAAAGAGTACAAAACTGGCTCAACGACTGCGAGACGGGCCACGAAAAATGCGGCAAAGGCACCAACACGAAACTCCCAACAAggctcgtcgacgtggtACAACCTGGAGACCGGGCCGGCGTCCGACTAGTTGAGACAACTGCCGGTCAAACCGGCACCTACGTATGCCTCAGCCATTGCTGGGGGAAGATCAGGATCAAGTCCAtgacacagagagagaaccTCAAGAGAAGACTCAATCTCATACCATGGTGCCTGCTCCCGCCGAGCTTCCAGCAAGCGATAGAGATCACGAGGAAACTCGGCATTCTTTACCTCTGGATCGATTCACTCTGCATCATCCAGGACGATAAGGGCGACTGGGAAAAGGAAGCTGCGCAGATGGTCAACGTCTACTGCAACTCGTACGCGACCATCGCTGTCAGTTGGTCTCACAGCTCTCAAGGCGGGTGTTACTCACGGACAATACCTTCGTCCTTCTTCAAGATCACAAacgccgacgaagacgacttCACCATCGGTCTCGGGATCGGTGCCAAGCGAGACAACATGTCAGAGTATGACCGGGTCCAAGCGTATCTCCCTCTCTTCAACAGGGCATGGTGCCTCCAAGAACGTCTCCTTTCACGCCGGATCATCCACTGCAACTACGGAGAGATGGCTTTTGACTGTGGAAACGGCTACTCCTGCGAGTGTGGAGGGAAACAACACTATAGTTGGCACAACGTCATCGACCTTTCGGGTACATACACGCCTCTCCGTTCCCGGTCAAAGTATCTGGCGCTGCTTAAAAACCACACGACGGCTTCGTCTACCGCCATCGTCACAAAGGACGGCAAGATTGACCCCTACGAGCGGTGGCACCGCGTGGTCAGCGAGTACACGTGCCTCAACCTCACAAAGACGAGCGACATGCTGCCCGCGCTCTCTGGGTTGGCACATGAAACGGCAGAGCTGTTATACGACGAGTTCCTCGCCGGTCTTTGGAGCAAGAATATCGAGCAAGATTTGATGTGGCGCGTCGTCACGGTCGCCGACTGGAGGCACCAGCGGGAGAACATCCTAAAGCGAGGCTGGATAGCTCCATCCTGGTCGTGGGCTTCGACGGGAAGCGGCTGCAAAGTGGGCTTCCCCGTCTTtcacggcgccgaggtttTGGACTACAAGACGCCCGGTATAGCCAAGTCCGCCAAGGTAACGTGCCCTCCTGGGGGTGCGGATCCGTTCGGGCCCGTCTCCTATGGACTCCTCCGAGTCACGGCGAAGCGGCTGCCCATCCTGATCCAGAGACCATGCTCGCGTTGGGACGTGAAGAGACGGTGGACAAACAGGGTTTATGGAAGGTTTCTGCTCTACGCGCGCGAGGACCAGCGGGAGTGGCAGAACTGTGTCCCGGCAACCGGAGAAGAACCTCTCGAGTTCGGGCCTGCCAAGTCTGAACTTTGGGTCGATCCCTCGATTGAGCGGATGGACCGCTGCTTTATCCGCAACGACGATCCGGCTGCTCGCCGGGGACCATGCAGGCACTGCATTTTTCTCCCGGCCGAACTGTTGTACGTCAAGGGGCTCAAGACGGACAAGGGGGCGCTCTCGACCCGCACTCGAGATTTCTTCCTGGCTGTCGCTAGAGATGCGACGAGTAGTTACATCCGTGTGGGGATGCTGGAAGTCATCTGCGGCAGCCGGGATGAGAGGAATACATGGTTTGAACGCGTGTGGGAGGCGCTAGTTGTGCCAGAGGCATCAATCACGATCTTCTAG
- a CDS encoding Putative fibronectin type III, immunoglobulin-like, SGNH hydrolase-type esterase has translation MGDLLEENDVRSIRIMVVGDSMSQGHEGDFTWRYRLWQWLTQQKVDFRFVGPYKGTKTPEEPRPPQPPALLDESPTENASVPIDLGGYAVGVHFDSHHFSVWGQQATQCQALVRDQVERFRPHYMLVMLGFNDMGWGVTDAEGTIAAMQQLIERARAAEPKLRFAIADVPQRVPVDGTEYLVPMVDRYNRLLRMSVKKWGTKESPIELAGVSDGYDCSRGSYDGLHPDAFGEFQIARVFSQSLVRGYEIGTDELQIPREIPKRPTPMPANIDAKAVPYGIAVTWDSVYGALGYDVRSHADDGSPWNESRTAVSRFDSVWTEEGQEYQYQVRTYNGDHLTSDWSRVASAVAHPKTASGPRSIVTKPDAQQVAIQWEELPGQLGIGRYEIMLLDQSFPGSSPSSFGVKGTNTTVRDLVPGHKYGLSISTWTDDGGGIPTVARSFVAGRGKPPVPTQLRVETRNSNAVHLEWQGSDDAAGYIVWVRSRVEDLGFAEDGETESTDYSLTFLILGAWNFELCVSAYNGDFESERSSCVVPPRSDGGIGSAVVPLG, from the coding sequence ATGGGTGACTTGCTTGAAGAGAATGATGTCCGGTCAATCAGGATcatggtcgtcggcgacTCCATGTCCCAAGGCCACGAGGGGGACTTCACATGGCGATACAGGCTCTGGCAGTGGCTCACACAACAGAAGGTCGACTTCCGGTTCGTCGGCCCCTACAAGGGGACGAAGACACCGGAGGAGCCGCGTCCGCCGCAGCCCCCGGCATTGCTAGATGAGTCGCCGACAGAAAACGCCAGTGTTCCAATCGACCTTGGCGGCTACGCTGTTGGAGTTCACTTCGACTCTCATCATTTCTCGGTTTGGGGCCAACAAGCAACTCAATGCCAAGCTCTGGTGCGAGACCAGGTGGAGCGGTTCAGACCACACTACATGCTAGTCATGCTGGGGTTCAACGACATGGGATGGGGTGTCACAGACGCCGAGggcaccatcgccgccatgcAACAGTTGATAGAGAGGGCACGCGCCGCGGAGCCGAAGCTCAGgttcgccatcgccgacgtgCCACAACGGGTTCCGGTCGACGGAACAGAGTACTTGGTTCCCATGGTCGACAGGTACAACCGGCTGTTGCGAATGTCAGTCAAGAAGTGGGGGACCAAGGAGTCTCCTATCGAGCTGGCTGGGGTCTCGGACGGCTACGACTGTTCTCGTGGAAGCTACGACGGCTTGCATCCCGACGCGTTTGGGGAGTTCCAGATCGCCAGGGTCTTCTCTCAAAGCCTCGTCCGCGGATACGAGATTGGGACGGATGAGTTGCAAATCCCACGGGAAATCCCTAAACGGCCCACCCCAATGCCAGCAAATATTGACGCGAAAGCTGTACCGTACGGAATTGCCGTGACCTGGGACTCGGTCTATGGCGCTCTCGGCTACGACGTGAGAAGtcacgccgacgacggttCCCCGTGGAATGAGTCTCGCACCGCAGTAAGCCGATTCGATTCAGTCTGGACCGAGGAAGGGCAGGAATATCAGTATCAAGTTCGGACATACAATGGCGATCACCTTACATCCGACTGGTCAAGAGTGGCGTCAGCAGTTGCGCATCCAAAGACAGCCTCAGGCCCAAGAAGCATCGTCACCAAACCCGACGCACAACAGGTCGCCATCCAGTGGGAAGAGTTACCGGGACAACTAGGGATTGGTCGATACGAGATTATGCTGTTAGACCAGTCTTTTCCGGGCTCGTCCCCATCTAGCTTTGGGGTGAAGGGGACAAACACAACGGTGCGAGACTTGGTGCCGGGTCACAAATATGGCTTGTCCATCAGCACATGGACAGATGACGGAGGCGGGATCCCGACAGTGGCCCGGAGCTTCGTCGCCGGACGGGGCAAGCCTCCAGTTCCCACTCAACTCCGTGTCGAGACCCGAAACTCCAATGCGGTGCACCTCGAATGGCAGGGCTCGGACGATGCGGCGGGATACATTGTCTGGGTCCGCAGTCGTGTCGAGGATTTGGGCTTCGCAGAGGacggcgagacggagtcCACGGACTATAGCCTCACGTTTCTGATTCTGGGCGCCTGGAACTTCGAGCTCTGTGTCTCTGCATACAATGGTGATTTCGAATCGGAGAGGTCAAGCTGCGTCGTGCCGCCAAGGAGCGACGGGGGCATTGGCTCGGCCGTAGTGCCTCTGGGTTGA
- a CDS encoding Putative GroES-like superfamily, alcohol dehydrogenase-like, NAD(P)-binding domain superfamily: MTANKAAWITAPLQHPFAVHGAPMPTAGTGEIVIRTFAVSANPVDWKIQAHGRYLSQFPFILGEDAAGLVEEVGDGVTRFKKGDRVIAHCHGLMTRNPANSAFQLYLVATASLVSTIPDFMTFEQAVVLPLAISTACAGLYEKALLGLPLPSTTNPKNSGKSVLIWGGASSVGATAIQLATASGVTVITTASPANHKFVKSLGASTVFDYRSPNVVEKIASILAETDFVGVYDAIGEDSSLDAISAILDRLNKKVPVASVLPSEKKTERFAPVYIVAFSIIQAPNQHIGEWIWGKFISEALANGSFQAKPDPLVTGHGLESIQEAVDVQRKGVSAKKIVVTI, from the exons ATGACTGCGAACAAAGCTGCCTGGATCACTGCCCCCTTGCAGCACCCTTTCGCCGTTCATGGAGCACCCATGCCTACTGCGGGAACTGGAGAAATCGTTATCAGAACCTTTGCAGTCTCTGCT AATCCTGTTGACTGGAAAATTCA GGCACATGGAAGATACCTATCACAGTTCCCCTTTATCCTAGGTGAAGATGCTGCCGGCCTTGTAGAGgaggttggcgatggcgtcaCCAGGTTTAAAAAAGGCGACAGAGTCATCGC ACATTGTCACGGTCTCATGACGAGGAACCCCGCCAACTCTGCTTTTCAGCTCTACCTAGTCGCTACTGCGTCTTTGGTGTCAACTATTCCCGACTTCATGACATTCGAGCAAGCTGTCGTCCTTCCCCTTGCCATCTCAACGGCATGCGCCGGCCTGTATGAGAAGGCACTTCTTGGTCTGCCGTTGCCTTCTACCACGAATCCCAAGAATAGTGGCAAGAGTGTCTTGATCTGGGGTGGCGCATCTTCCGTTGGCGCAACCGCCATTCAGTTAGCGACCGCCTCAGGTGTGACTGTCATCACTACGGCTTCCCCTGCCAATCACAAGTTCGTCAAAAGTCTGGGTGCCAGTACGGTCTTTGACTATAGGTCTCCGAATGTTGTTGAGAAAATTGCTAGCATTCTTGCTGAGACCGACTTCGTCGGGGTGTACGACGCGATTGGCGAAGACTCCAGCTTGGATGCCATCTCTGCCATTCTTGATCGACTCAACAAAAAAGTCCCTGTGGCGAGCGTGCTCCCCAGTGAAAAAAAGACGGAACGATTCGCCCCTGTGTATA TCGTTGCTTTCAGCATCATTCAAGCGCCCAACCAGCACATTGGTGAATGGATCTGGGGCAAGTTTATCTCCGAAGCCCTGGCGAATGGCTCGTTTCAGGCCAAGCCTGATCCTTTAGTAACTGGCCATGGACTAGAAAGCATTCAGGAAGCTGTTGATGTACAGCGCAAAGGTGTCTCCGCTAAGAAGATCGTGGTCACCATTTGA